The following coding sequences lie in one Girardinichthys multiradiatus isolate DD_20200921_A chromosome 13, DD_fGirMul_XY1, whole genome shotgun sequence genomic window:
- the agr2 gene encoding anterior gradient protein 2 homolog, which translates to MKAVLSVVLVLVVISSTIAKYIPKSGKRIPQTLSRGWGDQLIWAQTYEEALYWSRSRNKPLLVLFHLEDCPHSQALKKVFSENNEIQKSLDEDFIVLNLVYETTDKHLSPDGQYVPRILFVDPSMTVRADINGRYSNRMYAYETGDINLLISNMQKAKKLLKAEL; encoded by the exons ATGAAGGCTGTGCTTTCTGTTGTTTTGGTGTTGGTGGTCATTTCCTCCACCATTGCCAAATACATCCCAAAATCTGGCAAGAGGATCCCACAGACTCTGTCAAGAG GATGGGGTGACCAGCTGATCTGGGCTCAGACGTATGAAGAGGCTCTCTACTGGTCAAGGTCAAG GAATAAGCCTCTATTGGTCCTGTTTCACCTTGAGGACTGTCCACACAGCCAAG CACTGAAGAAGGTCTTCTCTGAAAACAACGAGATCCAGAAAAGTCTTGATGAGGATTTCATCGTTCTCAATCTAGTG TATGAAACCACAGACAAGCATCTGTCTCCTGATGGACAATATGTTCCACGGATCCTTTTTGTTG ACCCCTCAATGACTGTGAGGGCTGATATCAACGGTCGCTACTCGAACCGCATGTATGCGTATGAAACAGGTGACATCAACCTCT TGATAAGCAACATGCAGAAAGCCAAGAAGCTCCTGAAGGCCGAACTGTGA
- the ppp1r10 gene encoding serine/threonine-protein phosphatase 1 regulatory subunit 10 isoform X1, whose amino-acid sequence MAKGPVDPREILKGVEALLGKDGELRSLEGVPKVFSLMKASTKMVSRCMYLNVLLQTKSHDVLNRFIRVGGYRLLNSWLTYSKTTNNSPLLQLILLTLQKLPLKVDHLKQNNTAKLVKQLSKSAETEDLRKLAAVLVDGWMATIRSQSVSSSGSSPADKKKKKEESKMPVRDVKEKSGDEGKKKEKSKAHAPSHTKIRSIGLEMEASNPTPLKKTPSAPQLGEKYIIRPPLLKRPSSSGPSDAPPLEKKYKPLNTPSNSTKEIKVKIIPAPPMEATGFLDALNSAPVPEIKIKKKKPLGASTPANTKAVSPTSTKANPFDSKPAGYSPSSARLPSPEAAASTTTTAADENQEPEQPLTPVPAEDPETSDNTEKPNALAEPRAEEESLTKKGKKKKTVHWAEEDQLKHYFYFDLDETERVNVNKIKDFGEAAKRELMMDRQTFEMARRLSHDTMEERVPWTHPRPLTLAGSLVTPGTNSTEKHTQREREMGILQEIFLSKESVPDSPHEPDPEPYEPMPPCLIPLDEDSSMVDDSYCEPADSVSQQAQTEGSKLPPVLANLMVNLSSNSRSPQASNTVSSPAAPVVNVQELLSSIMGASGSQSTEELIKQPDFSDKIKQLLGSLQQTQIQNHSGPPPVNQGLLRHGPGMNNMTNMHMQLPMNGAYPPNSSPGGPRFNHPPPPHNHGPPFNNAGGPRMMGPRPGQGRGENGNYWGDDSMRGGPHRGGHFHRGGRARGGELGFRGRGRGGPRGGHNNMNDMSKRPVCRHFIMKGSCRYESNCAFYHPGVNGPPLPPNHPANQHNQHPQHGH is encoded by the exons ATGGCGAAGGGACCAGTTGACCCCAGGGAGATTCTGAAAGGCGTTGAAGCCCTGCTTGGAAAGGATGGAGAGCTCCGCAGCCTGGAGGGAGTCCCGAAGGTGTTTAG CTTGATGAAAGCTTCTACTAAGATGGTCAGTAGGTGTATGTACCTTAACGTGTTGCTGCAGACAAAATCTCACGATGTCCTTAACAG GTTTATCAGAGTTGGTGGCTACAGGCTGCTCAATTCCTGGCTTACCTACTCCAAAACCACCAACAACAGCCCTCTGCTTCAGCTCATCCTGCTCACACTGCAGAAGCTGCCTCTCAAAGTAGACCACCTCAAACAG AACAACACAGCAAAACTTGTGAAGCAGCTGAGCAAAAGTGCAGAAACTGAAG accTGAGGAAGTTGGCGGCTGTTCTAgtggatggttggatggctACAATTCGCTCCCAGAGCGTCTCAAGCAGTGGCAGTTCCCCTGCTG ataaaaaaaagaagaaagaagagagCAAGATGCCAGTGAGGGATGTGAAAGAAAAGAGTGGAGATGAGGGGAAGAAGAAGGAGAAATCCAAAGCTCATGCACCGAGCCATACAAAGATTCGCTCCATAG GACTGGAGATGGAGGCTTCCAACCCAACCCCTCTTAAAAAGACACCCTCTGCCCCGCAGCTGGGTGAGAAATATATCATAAGGCCTCCATTACTGAAGAGGCCGAG TAGCTCTGGTCCTTCAGATGCTCCACCTCTTGAGAAAAAATACAAACCCCTAAATACTCCCTCAAACTCAACCAAAGAGATCAAAGTGAAGATAATTCCAGCACCAC ccaTGGAAGCTACAGGCTTTCTGGATGCCCTGAACTCAGCCCCAGTACCTGAGATCAAGATCAAAAAGAAGAAACCACTTGGTGCTTCTACTCCTGCTAACACCAAAGCCGTCTCACCAACGTCAACCAAG GCGAACCCATTTGACAGCAAACCAGCTGGGTACTCTCCATCTTCAGCAAGACTACCATCTCCAGAAGCTGCTGCTtccactactactactgctgctGATGAAAACCAGGAACCAGAGCAGCCTTTGACCCCAGTTCCTGCTGAGGACCCAGAGACCTCTGACAACA CTGAGAAACCCAACGCCTTGGCAGAACCACGTGCAGAAGAAGAGAGCCTGACCAAGAagggcaaaaagaaaaagactgtTCACTGGGCTGAGGAAGACCAGCTCAAACACTACTTCTATTTTGATTTGGATGAGACTGAGAGAG tcAATGTCAACAAGATTAAGGATTTCGGTGAGGCTGCCAAACGGGAACTTATGATGGACAGGCAGACCTTTGAGATGGCTCGTCGGCTATCACATGATACCATGGAAGAAAGGGTCCCCTGGACACACCCGAGACCTTTGACTTTGGCTGGCAGCTTGGTCACCCCAGGCACCAACAGCACAGAGAAACACACCCAAAGAGAGCGTGAGATGGGCATACTGCAGGAGATCTTCCTTAGTAAAGAGAg TGTACCTGACAGTCCTCATGAGCCAGACCCGGAACCATATGAACCCATGCCCCCCTGTCTCATTCCTCTGGACGAG GACTCCTCTATGGTGGATGATAGTTATTGTGAGCCTGCAGACTCGGTGTCACAGCAGGCCCAGACTGAAGGCTCCAAGCTGCCCCCTGTCCTGGCCAACCTCATGGTGAACCTGAGCAGCAACTCTCGCAGCCCACAGGCCTCCAACACTGTCAGCAGCCCTGCAGCTCCAGTTGTGAATGTACAGGAGCTACTCTCATCCATCATG GGAGCTTCTGGAAGTCAGTCTACTGAAGAACTGATAAAGCAGCCAGACTTCTCAGATAAGATTAAACAACTGTTGGGTTCTCTGCAGCAGACACAGATCCAAAACCATAGTGGACCACCTCCAG TGAACCAGGGGCTTCTCAGACACGGTCCAGGCATGAACAATATGACCAACATGCATATGCAGTTGCCCATGAATGGCGCATACCCACCCAACAGCTCACCTGGGGGTCCTCGCTTcaaccaccccccaccccctcaCAACCATGGGCCACCTTTCAACAATGCTGGAGGCCCTCGCATGATGGGCCCCAGACCAGGACAAGGTAGAGGGGAGAATGGAAATTACTGGGGAGATGACTCAATGAGAGGAGGGCCTCACAGAGGAGGACATTTCCACCGAGGAGGCCGGGCTCGCGGAGGAGAGCTTGGTTTCAGAGGCAGAGGGCGTGGAGGACCCAGAGGGGGGCACAACAACATGAATG ATATGTCCAAAAGGCCAGTATGTCGTCACTTCATAATGAAGGGAAGCTGCAGGTATGAAAGCAACTGCGCTTTCTACCACCCTGGTGTGAATGGCCCACCACTACCACCAAATCATCCTGCTAACCAACACAACCAGCACCCACAGCACGGCCACTAG
- the ppp1r10 gene encoding serine/threonine-protein phosphatase 1 regulatory subunit 10 isoform X2 encodes MAKGPVDPREILKGVEALLGKDGELRSLEGVPKVFSLMKASTKMVSRCMYLNVLLQTKSHDVLNRFIRVGGYRLLNSWLTYSKTTNNSPLLQLILLTLQKLPLKVDHLKQNNTAKLVKQLSKSAETEDLRKLAAVLVDGWMATIRSQSVSSSGSSPADKKKKKEESKMPVRDVKEKSGDEGKKKEKSKAHAPSHTKIRSIGLEMEASNPTPLKKTPSAPQLGEKYIIRPPLLKRPSSGPSDAPPLEKKYKPLNTPSNSTKEIKVKIIPAPPMEATGFLDALNSAPVPEIKIKKKKPLGASTPANTKAVSPTSTKANPFDSKPAGYSPSSARLPSPEAAASTTTTAADENQEPEQPLTPVPAEDPETSDNTEKPNALAEPRAEEESLTKKGKKKKTVHWAEEDQLKHYFYFDLDETERVNVNKIKDFGEAAKRELMMDRQTFEMARRLSHDTMEERVPWTHPRPLTLAGSLVTPGTNSTEKHTQREREMGILQEIFLSKESVPDSPHEPDPEPYEPMPPCLIPLDEDSSMVDDSYCEPADSVSQQAQTEGSKLPPVLANLMVNLSSNSRSPQASNTVSSPAAPVVNVQELLSSIMGASGSQSTEELIKQPDFSDKIKQLLGSLQQTQIQNHSGPPPVNQGLLRHGPGMNNMTNMHMQLPMNGAYPPNSSPGGPRFNHPPPPHNHGPPFNNAGGPRMMGPRPGQGRGENGNYWGDDSMRGGPHRGGHFHRGGRARGGELGFRGRGRGGPRGGHNNMNDMSKRPVCRHFIMKGSCRYESNCAFYHPGVNGPPLPPNHPANQHNQHPQHGH; translated from the exons ATGGCGAAGGGACCAGTTGACCCCAGGGAGATTCTGAAAGGCGTTGAAGCCCTGCTTGGAAAGGATGGAGAGCTCCGCAGCCTGGAGGGAGTCCCGAAGGTGTTTAG CTTGATGAAAGCTTCTACTAAGATGGTCAGTAGGTGTATGTACCTTAACGTGTTGCTGCAGACAAAATCTCACGATGTCCTTAACAG GTTTATCAGAGTTGGTGGCTACAGGCTGCTCAATTCCTGGCTTACCTACTCCAAAACCACCAACAACAGCCCTCTGCTTCAGCTCATCCTGCTCACACTGCAGAAGCTGCCTCTCAAAGTAGACCACCTCAAACAG AACAACACAGCAAAACTTGTGAAGCAGCTGAGCAAAAGTGCAGAAACTGAAG accTGAGGAAGTTGGCGGCTGTTCTAgtggatggttggatggctACAATTCGCTCCCAGAGCGTCTCAAGCAGTGGCAGTTCCCCTGCTG ataaaaaaaagaagaaagaagagagCAAGATGCCAGTGAGGGATGTGAAAGAAAAGAGTGGAGATGAGGGGAAGAAGAAGGAGAAATCCAAAGCTCATGCACCGAGCCATACAAAGATTCGCTCCATAG GACTGGAGATGGAGGCTTCCAACCCAACCCCTCTTAAAAAGACACCCTCTGCCCCGCAGCTGGGTGAGAAATATATCATAAGGCCTCCATTACTGAAGAGGCCGAG CTCTGGTCCTTCAGATGCTCCACCTCTTGAGAAAAAATACAAACCCCTAAATACTCCCTCAAACTCAACCAAAGAGATCAAAGTGAAGATAATTCCAGCACCAC ccaTGGAAGCTACAGGCTTTCTGGATGCCCTGAACTCAGCCCCAGTACCTGAGATCAAGATCAAAAAGAAGAAACCACTTGGTGCTTCTACTCCTGCTAACACCAAAGCCGTCTCACCAACGTCAACCAAG GCGAACCCATTTGACAGCAAACCAGCTGGGTACTCTCCATCTTCAGCAAGACTACCATCTCCAGAAGCTGCTGCTtccactactactactgctgctGATGAAAACCAGGAACCAGAGCAGCCTTTGACCCCAGTTCCTGCTGAGGACCCAGAGACCTCTGACAACA CTGAGAAACCCAACGCCTTGGCAGAACCACGTGCAGAAGAAGAGAGCCTGACCAAGAagggcaaaaagaaaaagactgtTCACTGGGCTGAGGAAGACCAGCTCAAACACTACTTCTATTTTGATTTGGATGAGACTGAGAGAG tcAATGTCAACAAGATTAAGGATTTCGGTGAGGCTGCCAAACGGGAACTTATGATGGACAGGCAGACCTTTGAGATGGCTCGTCGGCTATCACATGATACCATGGAAGAAAGGGTCCCCTGGACACACCCGAGACCTTTGACTTTGGCTGGCAGCTTGGTCACCCCAGGCACCAACAGCACAGAGAAACACACCCAAAGAGAGCGTGAGATGGGCATACTGCAGGAGATCTTCCTTAGTAAAGAGAg TGTACCTGACAGTCCTCATGAGCCAGACCCGGAACCATATGAACCCATGCCCCCCTGTCTCATTCCTCTGGACGAG GACTCCTCTATGGTGGATGATAGTTATTGTGAGCCTGCAGACTCGGTGTCACAGCAGGCCCAGACTGAAGGCTCCAAGCTGCCCCCTGTCCTGGCCAACCTCATGGTGAACCTGAGCAGCAACTCTCGCAGCCCACAGGCCTCCAACACTGTCAGCAGCCCTGCAGCTCCAGTTGTGAATGTACAGGAGCTACTCTCATCCATCATG GGAGCTTCTGGAAGTCAGTCTACTGAAGAACTGATAAAGCAGCCAGACTTCTCAGATAAGATTAAACAACTGTTGGGTTCTCTGCAGCAGACACAGATCCAAAACCATAGTGGACCACCTCCAG TGAACCAGGGGCTTCTCAGACACGGTCCAGGCATGAACAATATGACCAACATGCATATGCAGTTGCCCATGAATGGCGCATACCCACCCAACAGCTCACCTGGGGGTCCTCGCTTcaaccaccccccaccccctcaCAACCATGGGCCACCTTTCAACAATGCTGGAGGCCCTCGCATGATGGGCCCCAGACCAGGACAAGGTAGAGGGGAGAATGGAAATTACTGGGGAGATGACTCAATGAGAGGAGGGCCTCACAGAGGAGGACATTTCCACCGAGGAGGCCGGGCTCGCGGAGGAGAGCTTGGTTTCAGAGGCAGAGGGCGTGGAGGACCCAGAGGGGGGCACAACAACATGAATG ATATGTCCAAAAGGCCAGTATGTCGTCACTTCATAATGAAGGGAAGCTGCAGGTATGAAAGCAACTGCGCTTTCTACCACCCTGGTGTGAATGGCCCACCACTACCACCAAATCATCCTGCTAACCAACACAACCAGCACCCACAGCACGGCCACTAG